One Mus caroli chromosome 6, CAROLI_EIJ_v1.1, whole genome shotgun sequence genomic window, CTAAAAGGGAGTATGAATTTTAGGACCACATTTTCCATTCTGAGATTAGTTACCTTGTTCTCCAGAATAGACTCAAATAGCTTTTAGTTAGTTCAAGAAGTGAGACTGCTAGGatgaagaatatatatgtatatatatataccatccCAAAGATGTTCTCCAAAATGCTATAGTCGGGATCCTGTCACTGGGGTAAATCCAAAGACttctagaaaggcagagagagcctTCCACTTGGATTCCTGTTGTTGGTCTGTCCAGTAATCAAATAATGTTACTTTGTAGTTCCACCCATTAAAGGGAAATAGTTTTCACAGTTCAGTTATCAAGCTGATCACAAATATCTGTCTCTAAAACTAAGAGGATcgccgggcgatggtggcgcacgcctttaatcccagcacttgggaggcagaggcaggcagatttctgagttcaaggctagcctggtctacaaagtgagtgccaggacagccagagctacacagagaaaccctgtctcaaaaaaaccaaaaaccaaaagaataaaaaaaaaaaaaaccttaagagaATAGGGTcattggagatggctcagagggtgagCCATTATGGTGCCATTACCATGCCTCATGACCCAaatttaatcccagggagctgcaaggtaaaaaagagagaaatgactctCAGAGATCTTTCtctgcctaacacacacacacacacacacacacacacacacacccctagaaAGCTAAAatatacattgttttaaattagCTCCATACTGTGTAATGGAGccatttctatctccagagccTGATTTTCTACAGATTATTATGATCTTGGATTTTCTATGGCATAGAATTTCTGATGGGAAAATGAAGTGACCTACAGACTGTTGCTAAGCAACTTTATGAGACTAGGAGATGAAGTCAGTGGAAAGTGGGTACTGGTGAGAACCCATCCAGCAAGATTCACAGCACTCAGTACCCTTAAGTCCAGCCAGCAGCATACTGCCTCCTCTGGGGACACAGTGGCTGTGGACTGTAAAAGACACGCTCTCAGGTCATCCCCGGGCAGTTTTTTCTCAAGCAAATAAACTGGTTCTATCTGTTCTGTTCAGGTCTGTGCCACCTTTGTAAACTGCAAGTTTCAGGGTTCCATTATTGGGTGGAAGTACTGGATTTGCATGCATTGAGGTGATGACACTCTAGGGTTTGGGTTACAAAGCCAACTGGAGTCAGGCCCATGGCCTGGCATAACTAGCAGTGAATCTCTTATCACCGCTGTTGACAGGATGACATCACTAAGCATTCTAATGACTGCACTCTTTCCGCAGCCCTTTTGGGTTCGCCTCTTCTTTTGGAAGCAGGTGGCAGAAAAAGTCCCACTCCAGCCAAAGCACTTCAGGATTTTGAACCCAGTTATCATCAAAGAAACTGCCTTTGACATCCTTCAGTACTCAGAGCCTCAGTCAAGATTCTGGGGCCACGATAAGGTACTGTTGTTGCTACCCTGTTGACTGTTCTCTGTGGACAAGAGGAAACGTGTTCGAGTTCTGTGTGGACACAGCCGTCTCCCTAGAACagcggctctcaacctgtgggttgcaaccctttTGGGAAGTGAATGTCCCTTTCACAGGGTCGCCTATCAGACATCCTCCAGATCAGATGAttaaattatgattcatagccttagcaaaattatagttatgaagtagcaacaagaataaCTTTAtaattggggtcaccacaacatgaggaactgtattaaagggtctcagcattaggaagattgagaaccgcTGTTCTAGAAGCATCTGTAGTAGGGAAACCTCACTGACCAGACAAGCCCTATGTGGTTATCATTACACTCCCTGGTGCCAGGGCTCATCGTGGCTTAATTAGCCTTCTTCCTGGTGTACTCTTTAGCAGAGAGACACACCACGGAGAGGTTACTTAAGATAGCTTTGCCCCACGACCACACTAATGGGCACATTGTTCATCTAAGAAGTTTCTGTCTGTTTTACCTCTACAAGATAGTAAGAGTCGGTACTTACTAACACTTCACAGATGATAGTAAATAAAGGCAGCCCTCTAAGACAGTGCTCTTCAGGCTGGCCCCACCCTAGATATTCAGACTTTATTGGTCAGTGTTGTGGTCTGTACATGGGGATTTTCAAAAGTACCCAGATGATTTTCTTTGCCACCTAATTTGAAAAACTTTTTTGTTCTAGGTTGTCCACTGAGTAGGGTGTTAACCTGCAATTAGCATATGCCGCCAGAAGGGGGTGGTGTGGAGCATCCTTTCTTAATCGTAGCTTGGTAGTGAggcttgtgtcttttttttttttttttNNNNNNNNNNNNNNNNNNNNNNNNNNNNNNNNNNNNNNNNNNNNNNNNNNNNNNNNNNNNNNNNNNNNNNNNNNNNNNNNNNNNNNNNNNNNNNNNNNNNNNNNNNNNNNNNNNNNNNNNNNNNNNNNNNNNNNNNNNNNNNNNNNNNNNNNNNNNNNNNNNNNNNNNNNNNNNNNNNNNNNNNNNNNNNNNNNNNNNNNNNNNNNNNNNNNNNNNNNNNNNNNNNNNNNNNNNNNNNNNNNNNNNNNNNNNNNNNNNNNNNNNNNNNNNNNNNNNNNNNNNNNNNNNNNNNNNNNNNNNNNNNNNNNNNNNNNNNNNNNNNNNNNNNNNNNNNNNNNNNNNNNNNNNNNtctgtgtagtcctggaactcactttgtagagcaggctagcctcaaattcaaatTGATgtagatccacctacctctgcctctggagtgctgggactaaaggcgcatgtcaccacacccagttagGAAATCTTTATTAAACAAGATTTAGCACGTGCATGACCAGGAAAACAGTTGATTTCACACACAGTTGTGCAGGCACTGGTTGTGGATCCCCTGCGTGCTGAGTGCCCTGCCTATCACTTAAGCTCCAGGCTGCATGTTGGAGGATACAAGACGGGAGGCTGCACAGCCACACAGCACGGAGGCTTCTTTGGTGTTCTTCCCTCTGTCCGTGAACAGGCATGCAGACTGGCTGCATGCAGACTGGCTGTGACAACCCCTTTTAACCAGTGAGGCTGGCTTTGATACGTATATGCCCATGGGTCAGGATGCAGTTTAAAATGAACAGAGCTCCTGGAAGCCTCCCTGATCCCATCAGCATCTCTGAGCTCTTGGGGAACTCTTGCTCTAgtttacagaaaagaaatatttatggaaGCCATCATCGCCACTAAAATGAGAGAAACATCAGCAGAGTAAAGGCTGTCCAAAGCCAAATTCACATTGAACATCCTGAATCTAAAAATCAAAAACTGTTTGACAGCCAACATGATATCCTAAGTGGGAAATTTCATACCTGGCCTCATGTGATAGGTCATAACCAAAACGTAGATACATTAAAAATAccttataaaatgtatatgtataaggcATACATGAAACACAAGtatcagtgggggtgggggagttctTTTCCCAAGATGTCCTCCATGAATGCACAAGCACACCAGAAATGCAGAAAGGTACTTCTGGGTCCATGCACTTTAGATACAGAATACAGCCTACACCTGGTCAGGAGGGCTGTCAACCGCAGGCTCTCTGCACTTGCTTTTACCCAAAACTTGACTGAAGATCCAGGAAGCTTTGTGCTAGGGTCAAAGATCCTAGGAGGCGTGCCATGGTGCTGTGCAGACAGAGGGCGTGCCAGAAGGGAGAAGCCACAGTGGGATGAGCCTTGGACCTGCTAGGCGAAAGTTAGTTGAATCTATTTTGAAAGGAGTAAATGTAACCAGGCAGAGCGGCctatgcctgtaatccagcactgcagaggttgaagcaggagatCATGGGGCAGAAGCCAGCTTGGGGCACGTGGCAAGACcttcatcttttaaaacaaaaaacaaaaaaacaagccgggcgtggtggcgcacgcctttaatcccagcactcgggaggcagaggcaggcggNNNNNNNNNNNNNNNNNNNNNcctttaatcccagcacttgggaggcaggggcaggtgggtttctgagttcgaggccagcctggtctacaaagtgagttccaggacagccagggctacacagagaaaccctgtctcgaaaaacaaaaaacaaaacaaaacaaaacaaaacaaaaaaacaaaatacagggaTGAATGTGACATAACATACAAGTTCAATCtcagacccacatggtgaaaggagagaaagctcgtggaagttgtcctctgacctccagacatgCACAGTGACATGTGTGTTcaagtgcatatgtgtgcatgcacgcacgcacacacacacacacactcatattaaaaataaaaaaaaagagacgtCAGGCAATGTTACACACCTTAAACCAGCACCcagaatgcagaggcagatgaacctccatgagtttgaggccagtctagtctacagagtgagttctaggacagccaggaaggactacacagaaacaacctgtcttgaaaaaccaaaaataatttaaaaaaaaaaggatatatatatttctcaaaaatgaaatgagttaaaaataattgaaatactAATTTTTTAATGCATAAACTGGTCTGTGTACTTCCCAGAACATCCCCACGATCGGCGTCATTGCCGTTGTCTTGGCTACACATCTGTGTGATGAAGTCAGCCTGGCAGGTTTTGGCTACGACCTCAATCAACCCAAGACCCCTCTGCACTACTTTGACAGTCAGTGCATGGGCGCCATGCACTGGCAGGTTATGCACAATGTGACCACAGAGACCAAGTTCCTCCTGAAACTCCTCAAGGGGGGCGTGGTGGAGGACCTCAGCGGCGGCATCCACTGAGAACTCGGAACACAGGAAACCTCACCTAGCAACGCAGCTGAGAGCCATGGTGAGCAGCCTCCACAGGGAGTTCACCCTGCAGCTGCTTCGATGTGCAGCTAGTGTTTTCaaactccattttaaaaaaaaaggaaaagaaagaacaacagcaacaacaaaagctcTGCTCTGCGCACCTCTTTGTCCTATTTATTTGAAGTCAGTGTTGGGTTTTGCACAATTTTGTAAGTTAATTTTAAGAATGGGATTGGAAGGACTTTTCAAAGAGAATTGTATGGtttattgttttttaaggaaGTAACTTAATTTGCAGAAACTGTACACACGTACTCTGCTCAGGTgttgaggtgggaggagaggggcttCTGGCCCCTGGATGATGGCTGTGATGNCCGATTCTGGGGTCTGCTGCTCTGTTTGGTAGAACTGATGGCAGAGAAACTTCCTATCTCCGGGATGAAGGGCTTACTCATCACCTCTGGCAGCTGCTAGACAAGTTCGTAACCCCTTTCTGCNAGTCCATCTGCCAGCTGGCTCCCAGGACTCAGGCAGGGCAGCTGTCCTGGAGGCTGCTGGTTGGTGAGCCACTGTCAGCTGAGCGCCGTGATGTTGCCCCAGGGTGGAAGGAGCCACACTTCCTACACTGTCAGGGCACTTTTAAACttctggaggtgtgtgtgtgtgtttattctgcCCTTCCAAAGCATCTAAGTATTATTTAAGGCACTCTGCTGTTTGTCTGAGATGGTTCATAGAAATTATGACAAAGCCTTTGTTATCCAGGCcatgggaagaggaaaaagaaaagaaagaaagaaaagaataaaagcttTTGAGGAGCCCCTGTGATTTAGTGACTTTGAGTGTTTGTTCCTTCATTCGTTCATTTTAGGAAAATCTCTTCATTCTCTGCTAAGTGGAAACCTCACCTGGATGCTGTAAAGTGAGGGTCAGATAGGGTGCTTCACTCCTAGCTACGTGATCTAAGTCACGGGGCCCCTCTGGAGAGGTGATGGGTGCCTTAACTTTCAACACTGTgactaaaagaaagcatttaatctgGGGCTCAGGTTCCAGAGGGTGAGTCTGTGACCATCACAGGGAGCATGGCCGCAGGAGGCCGGGGCAGTTGCTGAGAGCTCATGTCTCACAAGCACAGGGCAgaaagagctaactgggaatggggGCTTTTAAAATCTCAGAGCTCACCCCCAAGTGACACCTCTCCaccaaggccacgcctcctagtccttcccaaaccagtgggggaccaagcattcaaatatgagccCCTAGGGACCGTTccccttcaaaccaccacagtagttACCAGTTGCCTCTCTGCCAACCTCTAGCTTGTCCCTTCAGTGGCCTGGTCCCTGGTGTCAGAAGGTGTATGCAGCTGCTTCCCATCCATCCGTTGTGCTGGGCCTTTGCTCTGTAGTCCCTCCCTGCCCATGCCCTCCAGTGCCTCCCTCAGGTCACTCCACTGCCCTGCAGCCCCAGGGAATCCTGTCCCCAGTCCATACCAATACTTGTCCCATCAACTTTCAGGCCTGGTCCTGCTGCCAGCATCCTCTTCAATGTcctatctgcatctgtattgtgtctgccccctccctcccattttTACTTCCTCATAGACAGTGAGCAAATGCCATAGATAGATAAAAAGGCTTCCCGGAGACCACAAGCCAATAGGAGATGGTgtgaaagcatcttcaagaaCATTTTAATCAGCTCTAggcatgaacatgcacatgtatatgcatacctGTATGTACATGCAGgtatatgtggagatcagaagccAGCCTCGAGTAGTGTTTCCTCGCTTGCTCTCcaccttttaatttttgagacttgCCAAGGAGGTCAGGCTGGCAGGCCAATGAGCTCCTGGGATCCATCTACctgatttaattacatttcaaacaccgtgacaaaggcaacttacagaagaaagaattcATCTGGGGTAAGAGTCGGCCCTGGTggagcagaagcagcaggaggcGGGCATagcagctggagcagcagctgaggagGGTTCATATCAGAACTGCAAGCAGGAAACAGAACTAGGCCCACCCACAGTATTCACTTCCTTTGAAACCTACCCAGACAGCACCACCAACCTGGGACCCGAGACTATGGCGAGCATCCcatgcaaaccaccacactgtcTCTAGCTCAAGTTCTCAGGCTTATGTGATAAGCACAtcactgatgagccatctccccagcccccaacaccTCAGCATCCCTGACTCTACCCCCATACCTGTTTGTGTGGAAACAGACCTCCTCTAAGGTTGACTTCCAGTAACACCATCACCTAGAAGACAGAACATTTGAGGCACACTGCTAATTGCTAGTGTTTGAGCCACTTTGGCGGGCTAGATGTGGTCTGTTTACTCATGTGCTCCTAGGAGAACATTGGGTgaattttacttgttttgtttttacctgcAGAACCTATGCTCCATCCTTATATTAAGTATAATTAGTTCTGGCTCTAGGGATGCTTTAGGGATGGCAATAAGTATGGGGTGACTCATGGTTTTGGACAAAGCTCAGCCAGAACCTTATAAAATCATGCCACTAATGCTAGGCCTCTTGCAATT contains:
- the St3gal5 gene encoding lactosylceramide alpha-2,3-sialyltransferase isoform X4, whose product is MTYPEGAPLSDVEYYANDLFVTVLFKSVDFKWLQAMVKNESLPFWVRLFFWKQVAEKVPLQPKHFRILNPVIIKETAFDILQYSEPQSRFWGHDKNIPTIGVIAVVLATHLCDEVSLAGFGYDLNQPKTPLHYFDSQCMGAMHWQVMHNVTTETKFLLKLLKGGVVEDLSGGIH